In a genomic window of Mageeibacillus indolicus UPII9-5:
- a CDS encoding glycine--tRNA ligase, giving the protein MPAEKTMEKIVALAKNRGFVYPGSEIYGGLANAWDYGPLGVELKNNVKNAWWQKFVRESPYNVGVDCAILMNPQVWVTSGHVGGFSDPLIDCKSCKSRHRADQLIEQWAHANGQDVDVNGWTNEQLTNYINEKAIPCPACGKTDYTEIRKFNLMFKTFQGVTEDNKSELYLRPETAQGIFVNFRNVQRTSRKKLPFGICQVGKSFRNEITPGNFTFRTREFEQMELEFFCNPDTDLDWFHYWKDFCYNWLKTLGIAETELRLRDHRPEELSFYSKATTDIEFLFPFGWGELWGIADRTNYDLGRHMEASRQDLTYFDPETNEKYIPYVVEPSLGADRVALAFLCAAYDEETLAGGDIRTVLRFHPALAPVKIAVLPLSAKLTEAARPLYEMLSKIGNCELDDRQGIGKRYRRQDEIGTPYCVTYDFDSVNDNCVTVRERDSMEQVRLPIAELTAYFADKFTF; this is encoded by the coding sequence ATGCCGGCTGAAAAGACGATGGAAAAAATAGTAGCTCTAGCCAAGAACCGCGGCTTCGTCTATCCGGGCTCAGAAATATACGGAGGCTTAGCCAACGCGTGGGACTACGGACCGCTTGGGGTCGAGCTGAAGAATAATGTCAAAAATGCTTGGTGGCAAAAGTTTGTTCGTGAAAGTCCGTATAATGTGGGAGTAGATTGTGCGATTCTGATGAATCCTCAGGTTTGGGTTACTTCCGGCCACGTCGGCGGTTTTAGCGATCCGCTGATTGATTGCAAAAGTTGCAAATCAAGACATCGTGCCGATCAACTTATTGAACAGTGGGCTCACGCCAACGGACAGGACGTTGATGTGAACGGCTGGACGAACGAACAACTTACGAACTACATAAATGAAAAAGCAATACCATGTCCTGCCTGCGGAAAAACTGATTATACCGAGATACGCAAATTTAATTTGATGTTCAAAACCTTCCAAGGGGTCACAGAAGACAACAAATCAGAACTCTATTTGCGTCCGGAGACGGCACAAGGTATTTTTGTCAATTTCCGCAATGTACAGAGGACGAGCCGCAAAAAATTGCCGTTCGGAATTTGCCAGGTGGGGAAATCCTTCCGAAACGAAATTACTCCCGGTAATTTTACTTTCCGCACCCGTGAATTTGAGCAGATGGAACTGGAATTCTTTTGCAATCCGGATACTGATTTGGACTGGTTCCATTATTGGAAAGATTTTTGCTATAACTGGCTGAAAACTTTGGGCATAGCTGAAACTGAACTTAGATTACGTGATCACCGTCCTGAAGAATTATCGTTTTATTCGAAGGCGACAACCGATATTGAATTCCTCTTCCCGTTTGGATGGGGTGAACTGTGGGGAATTGCTGATCGCACAAACTATGATTTGGGTCGACACATGGAAGCATCACGCCAAGACCTCACCTATTTTGATCCCGAAACAAATGAAAAATATATTCCTTACGTTGTAGAACCTTCGCTGGGGGCCGATCGAGTTGCTTTGGCATTTTTGTGTGCGGCTTATGACGAAGAAACATTAGCCGGCGGAGACATTCGTACCGTGCTTCGATTCCATCCGGCACTTGCTCCGGTAAAAATAGCCGTCCTACCGTTGTCGGCCAAATTAACCGAAGCGGCAAGACCGCTGTATGAGATGCTAAGCAAAATTGGAAATTGCGAGCTGGACGACCGCCAAGGAATAGGCAAACGTTATCGCCGACAAGACGAGATCGGAACCCCGTACTGCGTTACTTACGATTTTGATTCAGTGAATGACAACTGTGTAACCGTAAGAGAAAGAGACAGCATGGAACAGGTCCGCCTTCCAATCGCCGAGCTGACGGCATACTTTGCCGATAAGTTTACATTTTGA
- the ppdK gene encoding pyruvate, phosphate dikinase — protein sequence MTKYVYLFSEGNASMRELLGGKGANLAEMTGLGMPVPRGFTITTEACMRYYEDNETIAPEIEKEIFDTLAFVENKIGKKLGDPTNPYLVSVRSGARASMPGMMDTILNLGLNDEVVLGLGKLTGNPRFANDSYRRFITMFADVVMGIDKNNFEAEMDAVKEAVGAKLDTDLNADNMIEVVDRFKKTYKRLKGEDFPQDPKVQLMEAVKAVFRSWNNERAIVYRRLNNIPSSWGTAVNIQEMVYGNMGETSGTGVAFTRNPATGENKLYGEFLMNAQGEDVVAGIRTPVDIQKLHEVMPEVYDQFQKIAHDLEKHYCDMQDMEFTIERGKLFMLQTRNGKRTAAAALKIAVDMVKEGLISKEEALLKIEPKSLDALLHPGFDSEALKAATPIAKGLPASPGSACGKIFFEAKELSEFVQATGEKAVLVRLETSPEDIEGMVYAQGILTGRGGMTSHAAVVARGMGKCCVSGCSEVIINEKDHYLVDKNGRRYNKGDWMAFDGSTGYVYGEQIPTTEAKISGDFEIIMGWADEIRRLKVLANADSGKDAKTARSLGAQGIGLTRTEHMFFGEDRIFAFRKMIVSETLEAREKALAELLPIQRQDFYEIFKAMEGCPVTIRLLDPPLHEFLPTEPSEIEHLAKSLNMETAHLTDLINRLHEMNPMMGHRGCRLAVSYPEIAAMQTRAIIEAALKVQAEGLKVIPEIMVPLVFDLKELKFVKNIISSTAETIFNETGKSVKYEVGTMIEIPRAALLADEIAQEAEFFSFGTNDLTQMTFGLSRDDAGRILDDYYNAKILEIDPTASLDQRGVGQLIQMATERGRATRPGMNIGICGEHGGDPASIDFCHRTGLTYVSCSPFRVPIARLAAAQAAIKNK from the coding sequence ATGACAAAGTATGTCTATTTGTTCTCGGAAGGTAATGCTTCCATGCGAGAATTGCTGGGCGGCAAAGGTGCCAACCTGGCAGAGATGACCGGATTGGGCATGCCGGTTCCACGCGGCTTTACCATTACGACAGAGGCCTGCATGCGCTACTATGAAGACAACGAAACGATTGCCCCGGAAATTGAAAAAGAGATTTTTGACACACTCGCTTTTGTTGAAAATAAAATCGGAAAGAAACTGGGCGATCCTACCAATCCCTATTTGGTATCTGTGCGCTCTGGCGCTCGCGCTTCCATGCCTGGAATGATGGATACTATCCTTAACCTTGGTTTGAATGATGAAGTCGTACTTGGGCTTGGCAAATTAACTGGAAATCCGCGTTTTGCCAACGACAGCTATCGCCGTTTTATTACCATGTTTGCTGACGTTGTCATGGGCATTGATAAGAACAACTTTGAAGCTGAAATGGACGCAGTTAAAGAAGCAGTCGGGGCAAAGCTCGATACCGATTTAAACGCTGACAATATGATTGAAGTAGTCGATCGCTTCAAGAAAACCTATAAGCGTTTGAAAGGGGAAGATTTCCCACAAGATCCGAAAGTTCAACTCATGGAGGCGGTGAAAGCGGTATTCCGTTCTTGGAATAACGAACGTGCTATCGTTTATCGCCGCTTAAATAATATCCCTTCTTCTTGGGGTACGGCTGTTAATATACAAGAGATGGTCTATGGTAACATGGGCGAGACCTCCGGTACAGGTGTTGCCTTCACCCGCAACCCAGCCACCGGCGAAAATAAACTCTACGGTGAATTTTTGATGAACGCTCAAGGCGAAGACGTAGTTGCAGGTATTCGTACGCCTGTTGACATTCAAAAATTGCATGAAGTAATGCCGGAAGTTTATGACCAATTCCAGAAAATTGCTCATGATTTGGAAAAGCACTACTGCGACATGCAAGATATGGAATTTACCATTGAGCGTGGCAAACTGTTCATGCTTCAGACCAGAAACGGAAAACGTACAGCCGCCGCAGCCCTGAAAATTGCGGTTGATATGGTCAAAGAAGGCCTGATTTCCAAAGAAGAAGCTTTGCTAAAGATAGAACCGAAGTCATTGGATGCACTACTACACCCCGGCTTTGACAGTGAAGCTTTGAAGGCTGCTACACCTATTGCCAAAGGACTGCCGGCCTCACCAGGATCAGCTTGCGGCAAAATTTTCTTCGAAGCAAAGGAACTTAGCGAATTCGTCCAAGCTACAGGTGAAAAAGCCGTTCTGGTACGTTTGGAGACATCACCGGAAGATATCGAAGGTATGGTTTACGCCCAAGGCATTCTTACCGGCCGCGGCGGTATGACATCACATGCTGCTGTTGTTGCGCGTGGTATGGGAAAATGCTGCGTATCCGGATGCTCTGAAGTGATTATCAATGAAAAAGATCACTACTTGGTAGACAAAAACGGCCGCCGTTATAATAAAGGCGACTGGATGGCTTTTGACGGTTCCACCGGTTATGTTTATGGCGAACAGATCCCGACTACGGAAGCCAAAATTTCCGGAGATTTCGAAATTATTATGGGGTGGGCTGATGAAATTCGTCGCTTAAAAGTTTTGGCTAACGCTGATTCTGGCAAAGATGCAAAAACTGCCCGTTCCTTGGGTGCACAAGGAATTGGTTTGACCCGTACCGAACATATGTTCTTCGGCGAAGACCGCATTTTTGCTTTCCGTAAAATGATTGTATCGGAAACGCTTGAAGCTCGTGAAAAAGCTTTGGCCGAGTTGTTGCCGATCCAACGACAAGACTTTTATGAAATATTCAAAGCCATGGAAGGCTGCCCGGTAACTATTCGCTTACTTGATCCCCCGCTACATGAATTCCTACCGACCGAGCCGTCAGAAATCGAACACCTGGCCAAGTCCTTAAATATGGAAACGGCACATCTGACTGACCTGATTAATCGTTTGCATGAGATGAACCCGATGATGGGCCATCGTGGATGCCGATTGGCTGTGTCATATCCTGAAATTGCCGCCATGCAGACCAGAGCCATTATAGAAGCCGCATTAAAAGTACAAGCTGAAGGATTAAAAGTCATTCCTGAAATCATGGTTCCGCTTGTCTTTGATCTCAAGGAACTTAAGTTTGTCAAGAACATCATTAGCAGTACAGCTGAAACAATTTTCAATGAAACCGGCAAATCGGTTAAATACGAAGTTGGCACGATGATTGAGATTCCGCGCGCGGCATTGTTGGCAGATGAAATTGCGCAGGAAGCCGAATTCTTCAGCTTCGGTACAAACGATTTGACTCAGATGACATTCGGCCTTAGCCGCGATGATGCTGGCAGAATTTTGGATGATTATTATAACGCCAAAATCCTTGAAATCGATCCTACTGCTTCACTTGACCAACGTGGTGTAGGTCAACTGATTCAAATGGCAACAGAACGTGGACGTGCAACCCGCCCAGGTATGAATATCGGAATTTGCGGTGAACATGGTGGTGACCCGGCCTCGATTGACTTCTGTCACAGAACCGGACTTACCTATGTTTCCTGCTCCCCGTTCCGCGTGCCGATCGCACGTTTGGCCGCGGCTCAAGCTGCAATAAAAAATAAATAA
- a CDS encoding NAD(P)/FAD-dependent oxidoreductase: protein MHDIVIIGGGICGCALAYYLSQYECDVIVIEKENDLAVGTTRANSAILHAGYDPRPGTIMAATNVTGNKLSFELCRELDVEHNRCGSLVLAFTQAECEQLQELLARGEANGVPNQRIISSEEIHKMEPDVSDKVIAGLFAPSAGVVNPWEMALALAEVAARNGVHFKFNTKVISIKPLPQTSGYSIRTEHDDELTSRFVINCAGVHAAEIHQLVAKPTFKITPTKGEYYLLDTHTSVNINHVLFQCPNEKGKGVLVSITMHGNTIVGPNAEVVQDPEDTSNTRAGLQFVATLAKKTVPNLDLLSNIRNFAGVRANCDRKDFVVEFAAENFLDVAGIQSPGLTSAPALALLAIDKLKLAGFKSEKKGSWQGGRKVVRFKHLSPEQRAEQISSDAAYGRVICRCETITEGEIRAALKSLIPPVSLDGIKRRCGSGLGRCQGGFCSPKIVEILAKHYNCRPENICQDKSGTYILLDERREGRYE from the coding sequence ATGCATGATATCGTTATTATAGGCGGAGGTATATGCGGTTGTGCCTTAGCTTATTATTTGAGTCAGTATGAGTGTGATGTCATAGTCATAGAAAAAGAAAATGATTTGGCGGTTGGAACTACCCGTGCGAACAGCGCAATTTTGCACGCCGGATATGATCCACGCCCTGGCACAATAATGGCAGCCACCAATGTGACAGGTAACAAACTTTCTTTTGAACTTTGCCGAGAACTTGATGTTGAGCACAATCGCTGTGGTTCTCTCGTGCTTGCATTTACTCAGGCCGAATGTGAACAGCTGCAGGAATTGTTAGCCAGAGGGGAAGCGAACGGAGTCCCGAATCAACGAATAATCAGTTCTGAAGAAATCCATAAAATGGAACCTGACGTTTCAGATAAAGTTATTGCTGGATTGTTCGCCCCTAGTGCAGGCGTGGTTAATCCATGGGAAATGGCCCTGGCGCTGGCCGAAGTAGCGGCACGCAACGGCGTCCATTTCAAGTTTAATACTAAAGTAATTTCAATAAAGCCACTGCCACAAACTTCTGGTTACAGCATAAGAACCGAGCATGATGATGAACTGACATCACGTTTCGTTATAAACTGTGCTGGCGTCCATGCGGCGGAAATTCATCAACTTGTCGCCAAGCCGACGTTTAAAATAACGCCGACCAAAGGGGAATACTATTTACTAGATACACATACATCGGTAAATATAAACCACGTTTTATTTCAATGTCCCAATGAAAAAGGTAAAGGCGTCCTTGTTTCGATAACTATGCATGGGAATACCATTGTTGGGCCTAATGCCGAGGTAGTTCAAGACCCGGAGGACACTTCCAATACAAGGGCCGGACTCCAATTCGTTGCTACGTTAGCGAAAAAAACTGTCCCGAATTTAGATTTGCTGTCTAATATACGTAATTTTGCCGGAGTTAGAGCTAATTGTGATCGAAAAGATTTTGTTGTTGAATTTGCGGCGGAAAATTTCCTTGACGTTGCCGGCATTCAATCGCCTGGACTGACATCAGCTCCGGCATTAGCACTACTGGCAATTGACAAACTTAAACTGGCCGGATTTAAATCTGAGAAAAAGGGATCTTGGCAGGGAGGCAGAAAGGTCGTTCGCTTTAAGCATCTTTCCCCTGAACAACGTGCTGAACAAATCTCTAGCGATGCTGCATACGGACGGGTGATTTGCCGCTGTGAAACCATAACAGAAGGCGAAATACGAGCCGCCTTAAAAAGCCTAATCCCGCCGGTAAGTTTAGACGGGATCAAACGTAGGTGCGGTTCTGGTTTAGGCCGCTGCCAAGGCGGATTTTGCTCACCCAAAATTGTCGAGATATTAGCAAAACACTATAACTGTCGCCCCGAAAATATTTGTCAAGATAAATCAGGTACATATATTTTATTGGACGAAAGACGGGAGGGCAGGTATGAGTAG
- a CDS encoding NAD(P)/FAD-dependent oxidoreductase, whose protein sequence is MSRYIKSPADKYQLVVVGGGPAGLAAAIAGAKAGLEHILIIERDICLGGILNQCIHNGFGLHHFREELTGPEYAGRFIAELENYPIDVLIDTMVIRVHPEKMIEATNPNGYFFIHGEAIILSMGCRERARGAIALPGTRPAGIFTAGTAQYYINIAGHKVGKRILILGSGDIGLIMARRMSWSGAEVLACVEVMQHPGGLQRNIVQCLEDFNIPLYLGHTIIDIRGKKRVEGATIAKLDSAGAPIPGTEKDFDCDTILLSVGLIPENELTRGAGINMDRRTKGAIVYENMETSVSGIFACGNVVHVHDLVDFVTEESERAGTAAAEYVFAAKHKKNADAPESQTDIVILQPDANFGYTVPQHLRRQNINKPQKIFFRVRKQYKQPVEVVLRSNGQEIARFKKQRLVPGEMANISVSGCQLEQADGTLSLQLEAKDASGKEVKNA, encoded by the coding sequence ATGAGTAGATACATTAAATCTCCAGCAGATAAATATCAACTGGTGGTAGTCGGTGGCGGCCCTGCCGGACTGGCAGCAGCGATAGCCGGAGCCAAAGCGGGCTTAGAGCACATACTCATAATTGAACGTGATATTTGCCTAGGTGGCATCCTTAACCAATGTATCCATAATGGATTCGGGCTTCATCACTTCAGAGAAGAACTGACCGGACCTGAATATGCCGGCCGCTTTATTGCTGAGCTGGAAAATTATCCGATTGATGTGCTGATCGATACTATGGTTATCCGAGTACACCCGGAAAAAATGATTGAAGCGACCAACCCGAATGGATACTTTTTCATTCATGGCGAAGCGATTATTCTTTCCATGGGCTGCCGTGAACGCGCCAGAGGAGCTATTGCTTTACCAGGAACTCGCCCAGCAGGCATTTTCACTGCCGGGACGGCACAGTACTATATAAATATTGCCGGTCATAAAGTCGGTAAACGAATATTAATACTAGGTTCTGGCGATATAGGCTTGATTATGGCTCGGCGCATGAGCTGGTCCGGTGCAGAAGTATTGGCCTGCGTTGAAGTTATGCAACATCCGGGCGGCCTACAAAGAAACATTGTACAATGCCTGGAAGATTTCAACATTCCTCTTTACCTAGGTCACACAATAATAGATATTAGGGGAAAAAAGCGAGTCGAGGGAGCAACAATAGCCAAGTTAGACTCCGCTGGTGCGCCGATTCCCGGAACGGAAAAAGATTTTGACTGCGATACCATTCTGCTAAGTGTCGGACTGATTCCGGAAAACGAGCTGACGCGCGGAGCTGGTATAAATATGGATCGACGAACCAAAGGCGCAATTGTTTACGAAAACATGGAAACATCAGTATCCGGAATTTTCGCTTGCGGTAACGTTGTTCACGTGCATGATCTAGTTGACTTTGTTACAGAAGAAAGCGAACGTGCCGGCACAGCAGCGGCGGAATATGTTTTTGCGGCAAAACACAAGAAAAATGCGGATGCGCCCGAAAGCCAAACCGATATTGTCATTTTGCAGCCCGATGCAAATTTTGGCTATACCGTTCCTCAACACTTGAGACGTCAAAATATAAATAAACCACAGAAAATCTTTTTCCGTGTCAGAAAGCAGTATAAGCAGCCAGTCGAAGTAGTGCTGCGTTCTAACGGCCAAGAGATTGCCAGATTTAAGAAACAACGTTTAGTGCCAGGCGAGATGGCAAATATTTCGGTTTCAGGGTGTCAACTTGAGCAAGCCGATGGAACACTAAGTTTACAGCTCGAAGCTAAAGATGCCAGCGGCAAGGAGGTAAAAAATGCGTGA
- a CDS encoding DUF1667 domain-containing protein, translated as MREITCIVCPQGCRLLVDGVEDNGIHPEIDPKSLKVSGNSCPRGDAYGRSEVVAPTRMVTATVEVEDSQVHRCPVKTSKPIPKAEMNEVVKALQKVKLHLPIKLHEVVVQNICDTGADVITTRSWQ; from the coding sequence ATGCGTGAAATAACATGTATAGTATGCCCTCAAGGATGTAGATTGCTCGTAGATGGCGTGGAAGATAATGGGATTCATCCGGAAATTGATCCTAAGTCTTTAAAAGTAAGTGGAAATTCCTGCCCCCGAGGTGATGCCTACGGTCGCAGTGAAGTAGTTGCTCCGACGAGAATGGTTACAGCTACCGTGGAGGTGGAAGACTCTCAGGTGCATCGTTGCCCAGTAAAAACCTCCAAACCGATTCCTAAAGCAGAAATGAATGAAGTGGTGAAAGCACTGCAAAAGGTCAAGCTTCATTTACCTATAAAATTGCATGAAGTAGTTGTACAAAATATATGCGATACGGGAGCTGATGTAATTACAACCCGCAGTTGGCAATAA
- a CDS encoding ABC transporter substrate-binding protein gives MKQIKKIFAIALTVITVAGMTACGKADKACGDHMGKGSEAAAEAASSSKKTKLVYGSGDYTRINPAMDEHSEISVLLFDGLTDHDGSDKVIPRLAKSWKISDDGKTYTFNLQENVKWHDGKPFTAEDVKFTIEGIMDPKNESENAPNYEDVEKIEVKDPHTVVFHLKAPNYAFLEYMTMPIMPKHCLEGEKWQESKFFQAPIGTGPYKLSKWEHGQAIIMEKNPDYFAGPAKIDEIIFKIVPEDNARALQLKSGELNIAQVTPKDAAGFKDSKNLKTYAMTTSDYRGILYNFANEYWKKNADLIPAINYAIDRQAIIDTVLLGHGVKAYSPIQRNVYNFDGVEKYDFNLAKSEELFKAAGCTKGADGFWMRDNKRIGFTINAMADDHVRIDMAQVAAQQLQSAGLDVKAAVPAEGIDWGGQEACIIGWGSPFDADDHTYKVFGTGKGANYSAYSDKLVDQYLTEARQTDDPAKRKEAYAKFQTELAKKPPYTFFCYIDAMYVADSKIKGIDPKTVLGHHGVGIFWNITDWTIG, from the coding sequence ATGAAACAAATTAAAAAAATTTTTGCAATTGCTTTGACTGTTATTACTGTGGCAGGTATGACAGCTTGCGGCAAGGCTGATAAAGCTTGTGGCGATCATATGGGCAAGGGTAGTGAGGCGGCTGCTGAAGCTGCATCGTCCAGCAAAAAGACCAAATTGGTTTATGGCAGCGGCGACTATACAAGGATCAACCCAGCCATGGATGAGCATTCTGAGATTTCCGTACTTCTTTTTGATGGATTAACTGATCATGACGGTAGTGACAAGGTCATCCCCCGTTTGGCCAAGAGTTGGAAAATTTCGGATGACGGTAAGACCTACACTTTTAATTTGCAAGAAAATGTCAAGTGGCATGATGGCAAGCCATTTACGGCAGAAGACGTTAAGTTTACCATTGAAGGCATTATGGATCCTAAAAATGAATCTGAAAATGCTCCAAACTATGAGGATGTTGAGAAAATTGAGGTAAAAGATCCGCATACAGTTGTGTTCCACTTGAAAGCTCCGAATTATGCTTTCCTAGAATATATGACTATGCCGATAATGCCTAAGCATTGTCTGGAAGGCGAAAAGTGGCAAGAATCGAAGTTCTTCCAAGCTCCGATCGGAACCGGCCCGTATAAGCTGAGCAAATGGGAACATGGTCAAGCGATAATTATGGAAAAGAACCCAGACTATTTTGCTGGTCCTGCCAAGATTGACGAAATTATTTTCAAGATCGTCCCTGAGGACAATGCCCGTGCTTTACAATTAAAATCCGGCGAATTGAATATTGCGCAGGTCACGCCGAAGGATGCGGCAGGTTTTAAGGATTCCAAAAATCTTAAGACTTATGCAATGACCACTTCGGATTATCGCGGAATTCTTTACAATTTTGCTAATGAATATTGGAAGAAGAACGCTGACTTGATTCCGGCTATCAACTATGCTATTGATCGTCAAGCCATCATTGACACAGTTTTATTAGGGCACGGAGTTAAAGCATACAGCCCGATTCAGCGCAATGTTTATAACTTTGATGGTGTAGAAAAATATGATTTCAACCTCGCCAAATCGGAGGAGTTGTTTAAGGCCGCCGGTTGCACCAAAGGGGCTGACGGTTTCTGGATGCGTGATAACAAGCGTATTGGCTTTACTATAAATGCAATGGCGGATGACCACGTCCGGATTGACATGGCTCAGGTTGCAGCTCAGCAATTGCAGTCTGCCGGTCTTGATGTTAAGGCAGCTGTTCCGGCTGAGGGAATCGATTGGGGTGGCCAAGAGGCTTGCATCATTGGCTGGGGTTCACCTTTTGATGCTGATGATCATACTTACAAAGTATTTGGTACGGGTAAAGGTGCTAATTATTCGGCCTATTCGGACAAACTGGTTGATCAATATTTGACAGAGGCTAGACAGACGGATGATCCGGCCAAGCGCAAAGAGGCTTATGCCAAGTTCCAGACAGAGCTGGCCAAGAAGCCACCCTACACTTTCTTCTGTTACATAGATGCTATGTATGTGGCGGACAGCAAAATTAAGGGTATCGATCCTAAGACTGTTCTAGGACACCATGGTGTTGGTATTTTCTGGAATATTACGGATTGGACAATCGGATAA
- a CDS encoding ABC transporter ATP-binding protein, giving the protein MEKILSLKNLSVTIPTPVGRVEAVRNVSLDLNPGEVLALVGESGCGKSMLCKSVLKLLPEKAAVSGQIILKGKEITACSEREMQCLRGKDLTMVFQDPMLSLDPTMTVGAQIAEVITCHEKSLRGKALMSRVHQLLAEVGIDRAEERAKLYPYHFSGGMRQRVVVAMALAGNPQVLLADEPTTALDATVQAQIIELLRRIARENNMATILVSHDLGVVSELADRIAIMYAGKVIEVGQTAEILFCPAHPYTQGLLKSLPAMSQRGKFLTTIPGMPPSLINLPQGDAFAPRNPRAMYIDYYREPPMFEITPTHLAATWLLDPRAPKIEAQAGLGLAENMDGSVNDGRVTYNVLKHKFDRVQGQAQAQGQSDHSQGQAREDTAILQVENLTHYYYLNRKNSVAAVADLSLDIHRGEIFGLVGESGSGKSTVAKCIMNICHPTAGKIIFNGIDLSDRHTRRKNKAYIQQKCQLIFQDSASGLNQKMTVEDIITEPLVVQKLKPRRGTLRAEAEFQLEVVGLGREYLFKHPYELSGGQRQRVGIARALVTEPELLVADEPIASLDVSIQAQIVNLFRHLRDEHGFSILFIAHDLSMVKYLCDQVGVLREGHLVECGPTEEIFNAPKHPYTRTLIGSVPKFLMKGTVYE; this is encoded by the coding sequence ATGGAGAAGATATTAAGCTTGAAAAATTTATCCGTAACGATTCCTACGCCGGTGGGGCGGGTGGAAGCGGTGCGTAATGTCAGCTTGGACTTAAATCCCGGCGAAGTTTTGGCGTTGGTTGGCGAGTCCGGCTGCGGTAAAAGCATGTTGTGTAAAAGTGTGTTGAAATTATTGCCGGAAAAAGCGGCCGTAAGCGGGCAGATTATATTGAAAGGCAAGGAAATAACTGCTTGTTCGGAGCGTGAAATGCAGTGTTTGCGGGGTAAAGATTTGACTATGGTTTTTCAGGATCCGATGCTCAGTCTTGACCCGACTATGACAGTAGGTGCTCAGATAGCGGAGGTGATCACCTGTCATGAGAAGTCGCTGCGTGGCAAGGCTTTGATGTCGCGAGTCCATCAATTGTTGGCTGAAGTTGGAATTGACAGGGCGGAAGAACGTGCCAAGCTTTATCCTTATCATTTTTCCGGCGGCATGCGGCAAAGAGTTGTTGTTGCTATGGCGTTGGCTGGCAATCCGCAAGTCCTTTTGGCCGATGAGCCTACAACGGCCTTGGATGCGACGGTGCAGGCTCAAATCATTGAATTGCTACGTCGAATTGCTCGCGAAAATAATATGGCTACTATTTTGGTGTCGCATGATCTCGGGGTGGTATCCGAACTTGCGGACAGAATTGCGATCATGTATGCCGGCAAGGTTATCGAAGTCGGGCAAACGGCGGAGATCTTGTTCTGTCCGGCACATCCTTATACGCAAGGGTTGTTAAAATCATTGCCGGCAATGTCGCAGAGAGGAAAATTTTTGACTACGATACCGGGGATGCCGCCGAGTCTTATTAACTTGCCACAGGGGGACGCTTTCGCGCCCCGCAATCCGCGGGCTATGTATATTGATTACTACCGGGAGCCACCGATGTTTGAAATAACCCCGACTCATTTGGCAGCGACATGGTTGCTTGATCCGCGAGCACCTAAGATAGAGGCGCAGGCTGGCTTAGGTTTGGCGGAAAATATGGATGGCTCAGTAAATGATGGCAGAGTTACATACAATGTTTTAAAGCACAAATTTGATCGCGTCCAAGGTCAAGCTCAAGCTCAAGGTCAGAGTGATCACAGTCAAGGCCAAGCCCGTGAAGATACCGCAATTTTACAAGTGGAAAATTTAACCCACTACTATTATTTGAATCGGAAAAATTCGGTGGCAGCGGTGGCTGATCTTTCTTTGGACATTCATCGGGGCGAAATATTTGGGTTGGTAGGCGAATCTGGTTCCGGCAAGTCCACGGTTGCCAAATGCATAATGAATATTTGCCATCCGACTGCCGGTAAAATCATTTTCAATGGAATTGATCTATCCGATCGTCACACTCGGCGCAAGAATAAGGCTTATATTCAGCAAAAATGTCAGCTCATTTTTCAAGATTCCGCTTCCGGCTTGAATCAAAAAATGACTGTTGAAGACATCATCACCGAGCCTTTGGTGGTTCAGAAGCTTAAACCGCGACGTGGTACGCTGCGGGCGGAAGCGGAATTCCAATTGGAAGTTGTCGGGTTGGGCCGCGAATATTTATTCAAGCATCCTTATGAGTTATCTGGTGGGCAAAGGCAGCGGGTAGGAATAGCGCGAGCCTTGGTGACTGAACCTGAGCTTTTGGTGGCTGATGAGCCGATTGCTTCCCTTGATGTTTCGATACAGGCACAAATTGTTAACCTTTTCCGTCATCTGCGTGATGAACATGGATTTTCAATTCTGTTTATTGCCCACGATCTGTCCATGGTTAAATATCTTTGCGATCAGGTAGGTGTATTGCGGGAGGGCCATTTGGTTGAATGCGGTCCGACCGAAGAAATTTTTAACGCCCCTAAGCATCCTTATACCCGAACATTGATTGGCTCCGTTCCGAAGTTTTTGATGAAAGGAACTGTATATGAGTAG